Genomic DNA from Methylocystis sp. MJC1:
CGCGGGGCAGACCCTGCTCAATGTGTCCTACGACCCCACGCGTGAGCTGTATAAGGCGGTCAACAAATCCTTTGCCGAGGAATGGGAGAAAAAAACCGGAGAGGAGATTTCCCTCCAGAGTTCGCATGGCGGATCGGGCGCACAGGCACGTTCGGTGATCGACGGGCTCCCCGCCGATGTGGTGACCTTGGCGCTCGCCAATGACATCGACGCCATCGCTTCGAAAACGGGAAAAATCCCTGCCGACTGGCAGAAGCGGCTGCCAAATAATTCTGCTCCCTACACGTCGACCATCGTTCTGCTGGTGCGAAAGGGTAATCCGAAGGGGATCAAGGATTGGGACGGGCTCGCCAAGCCTGGCGTCGTCGTCGTCGCGCCCAATCCCAAGACCGGCGGCGGCGCGCGCTGGAATTTCCTTGCCGCCTGGGCCTATGGGCTGAAGGCCTTCAAGGGCGACGAGGCGAAGACGCAGGCGTTCCTGAAGGCGATCTACGCCAATGCTCCCGTGCTCGACACCGGCGCGCGGGGCTCGACGGTCACCTTTGCCCAGCGCGGCATCGGCGACGTGCTGATCGCTTGGGAGAACGAAGCTTTTCTCGCCTTGCAGGAGTTCGGCTCGGACAAATTCGAGATCGTCACGCCCTCGATTTCCATCCTGGCAGAACCCGCCGTCTCGCTCGTGGACGGCAATGTC
This window encodes:
- a CDS encoding sulfate ABC transporter substrate-binding protein, yielding MRHLPFSKLACILLAGLFAAPALAGQTLLNVSYDPTRELYKAVNKSFAEEWEKKTGEEISLQSSHGGSGAQARSVIDGLPADVVTLALANDIDAIASKTGKIPADWQKRLPNNSAPYTSTIVLLVRKGNPKGIKDWDGLAKPGVVVVAPNPKTGGGARWNFLAAWAYGLKAFKGDEAKTQAFLKAIYANAPVLDTGARGSTVTFAQRGIGDVLIAWENEAFLALQEFGSDKFEIVTPSISILAEPAVSLVDGNVDAKGTRKPAEAFLAFLFEPATQATIAKYGYRPAYPQHAAKEDLRRFAKIDLVTIDKQFGGWPAAQKKFFADGGVFDEIQKR